A section of the Deltaproteobacteria bacterium genome encodes:
- a CDS encoding HAD-IB family hydrolase produces the protein MALSAHITRDVEESPAGPAVGAFFDVDGTLIAGFSAVAFLRDRLLSGRMSPRDVADTVLNSVGFQLGRVGFSGLIAATAGWLRGVPEKELEELAERIFARTIAAAIYPESRTLVQAHRRRGHTLALVSSATRYQVEPLARELGIPHVLCTRLEVENGRLTGRHVWPTCYGGGKALAARALAREHGIELRQSYFYTDSHEDLPLLEIVGQARPTNPSRRLAAVARRRGWPVQRFTGRGRPSLGEIVRSSLAIASIIPAFGVGAIPGLLNRSRRDMVNLAITAWGELGTALAGVRLEVRGEEHLWSHRPAVFIFNHQSAVDALLICKLLRRDIVAVAKQEVRRNPLFGPTFAFAGTVFIDRSDRQRAIDALRPAITALRQGTSLVIAPEGTRSATLRLGPFKKGAFHMAMGARVPIVPIVFRNSLDALPKHGLVIRPATVEVVVHPPIPTDDWTPDTLEQRVAEVRALFVDTLEA, from the coding sequence CATCGCGGGCTTCTCGGCGGTCGCGTTCCTGCGCGACCGCCTGCTGAGCGGGCGGATGAGCCCGCGCGACGTCGCCGACACGGTGCTGAACAGCGTCGGCTTCCAGCTCGGGCGCGTCGGCTTCTCCGGGCTGATCGCTGCGACGGCGGGCTGGCTGCGCGGCGTGCCCGAGAAGGAGCTCGAGGAGCTGGCGGAGCGCATCTTCGCGCGCACGATCGCGGCGGCGATCTACCCCGAGTCGCGCACCTTGGTGCAGGCCCACCGGCGCCGCGGCCACACCCTGGCCCTGGTGTCGTCGGCGACTCGCTACCAGGTCGAGCCGCTGGCGCGCGAGCTCGGCATCCCCCACGTGCTGTGCACGCGCCTCGAAGTGGAGAACGGGCGGCTCACGGGCCGCCACGTCTGGCCCACGTGCTACGGCGGCGGGAAGGCGCTGGCGGCGCGCGCGCTCGCGCGCGAGCACGGCATCGAGCTCCGGCAGAGCTACTTCTACACCGACAGCCACGAGGACCTGCCGCTGCTCGAGATCGTCGGCCAGGCGCGGCCGACGAACCCGAGCCGCCGGCTGGCGGCGGTCGCCCGCCGGCGAGGCTGGCCGGTCCAGCGCTTCACGGGCCGCGGCCGGCCGAGCCTCGGCGAGATCGTCCGCTCGTCGCTCGCGATCGCGAGCATCATTCCGGCCTTCGGGGTCGGCGCGATCCCGGGCCTCCTGAATCGCAGCCGGCGCGACATGGTGAACCTGGCGATCACCGCCTGGGGCGAGCTCGGCACGGCGCTCGCCGGCGTCCGGCTCGAGGTGCGCGGCGAGGAGCACCTGTGGTCGCACCGGCCGGCGGTCTTCATCTTCAACCACCAGAGCGCCGTCGACGCGCTCCTCATCTGCAAGCTCCTGCGACGCGACATCGTCGCCGTCGCGAAGCAGGAGGTGCGGAGGAACCCGCTCTTCGGTCCCACCTTCGCCTTCGCGGGCACGGTGTTCATCGACCGCTCCGACCGCCAGCGCGCGATCGACGCGCTCCGGCCGGCGATCACCGCGCTCCGGCAGGGCACCTCGCTCGTCATCGCGCCGGAGGGCACGCGCAGCGCCACCCTTCGTCTCGGCCCGTTCAAGAAGGGCGCCTTCCACATGGCGATGGGCGCGCGCGTGCCGATCGTGCCGATCGTCTTCCGCAACTCCCTCGACGCGCTCCCGAAGCACGGCCTCGTCATCCGCCCCGCCACCGTGGAGGTGGTGGTCCACCCGCCGATTCCCACCGACGACTGGACGCCCGACACGCTCGAGCAGCGCGTCGCCGAGGTGCGCGCGCTCTTCGTCGACACGCTCGAGGCCTGA